The proteins below come from a single Roseiflexus sp. RS-1 genomic window:
- a CDS encoding NAD(P)-dependent oxidoreductase — translation MMTPASPDRPRIWTDVRLEAEAVALLEPHATLVAGGDAALLPGCTVAIITALIDANGAWMDAAGDALRAICRPGIGVDNIDIAAATKRGILVINTPDGPTESTAEHAVALLLALAKQVVASDRVLRTEGWRAARLRGIEVRGKTLGIVGLGRIGRRVAQICRQGLGMHVVAYDPPVPDETFATLDVARAATLDDLLPHAQFLSLHCALTPETRHLIGARELGLLPPGALLINVSRGAVVDQAALIAALSDGRLAGAGLDVFDPEPLPDDHPLLRLPNVILTPHIASYTADGARAMHIGVAQQVVQLLRGERPPHIVNPEAW, via the coding sequence ATGATGACACCTGCATCCCCTGATCGTCCACGTATCTGGACTGATGTTCGCCTGGAAGCGGAGGCGGTTGCGTTGCTCGAACCGCATGCCACGCTGGTCGCAGGCGGTGACGCTGCGCTGTTGCCCGGTTGCACTGTTGCCATTATCACCGCGCTGATCGACGCCAATGGCGCATGGATGGACGCAGCTGGCGACGCACTGCGGGCAATCTGTCGTCCCGGCATTGGCGTCGATAACATCGATATCGCTGCCGCCACAAAGCGTGGCATTCTGGTCATCAACACGCCCGATGGTCCTACCGAGAGCACCGCTGAACATGCCGTCGCATTGCTCTTAGCGCTGGCGAAGCAGGTCGTTGCGTCCGACCGCGTTCTGCGCACTGAAGGGTGGCGCGCCGCCCGGTTACGGGGCATCGAGGTGCGCGGTAAAACGCTGGGCATTGTCGGGTTGGGGCGCATCGGGCGGCGCGTGGCGCAGATCTGTCGCCAGGGGCTGGGGATGCATGTTGTGGCGTATGACCCGCCTGTTCCCGACGAAACCTTCGCTACCCTGGATGTGGCGCGCGCCGCAACCCTCGACGACCTGCTGCCGCATGCGCAGTTCCTCTCACTTCACTGCGCGCTGACGCCGGAAACCCGCCACCTGATCGGTGCACGTGAACTTGGATTGCTGCCGCCGGGCGCGCTGCTGATCAACGTCAGCCGTGGGGCGGTCGTCGATCAGGCGGCGCTGATCGCAGCGCTGAGCGATGGACGTCTGGCGGGCGCCGGTCTCGATGTCTTCGACCCGGAGCCGCTACCGGACGATCATCCGCTGCTGCGACTGCCGAACGTCATTCTGACGCCGCATATCGCTTCGTACACTGCTGATGGCGCGCGCGCCATGCATATTGGGGTGGCGCAGCAGGTTGTTCAACTGCTGCGCGGCGAACGCCCGCCGCATATCGTCAACCCGGAAGCATGGTAG
- a CDS encoding CYTH and CHAD domain-containing protein, whose amino-acid sequence MKQKRTAPLEVELKFRVDDPAIFAALSRPMTLGDFLLKPVGDGEHQHNVYYDTPDFRLRAQRYGLRVRTVGHSLIATLKGETLTEDGLHQRPEWEMPVDSDDPQRWSPGDVRDRAFALAGGAPLQPVLTIETLRRTVRVWRGSRCVADMALDEGVIYAGGREHLFHELEIELLPEGTRDDLDELGALLRQQFALHPDNLSKLARGLALLDEATPDVDETIQQVKGSAAMTVATERALVRPLALTILDRAAPATEPVHRRLLGLAAACYDAAWSSGVEGRERAARDMLLSVRIDDLDADQQALAAALAGMTRPRVRPQRDPAFIRLSVGDQNVALRLGAILRLAVALAEHGVTNLTVAHANGSVALTLATENDNVLEEVAARGDLWREHIGPITFACQEHHTLPPLPIEPLDPAYATLILTDGLQGGEPLAEGARRILRRTFERLLARLDAVEKDEDPEDVHDARVATRRLRASLQVVEGVFDPDLLRKLRRGLRQIARSLGAVRDYDVFLESVCAFRDRLPEERRTIMTPLIDAIGAARAPARERMLADLTSKRFERFLCQFAVFLTTPGAGVVDQSETGAPTRVRDFAGSAIWRRYEQWRAFDAVLDGAPDEVRHMARIAGKRLRYTLEFFADALGPNVNQALEPLMDLQETLGRLQDAVVARDHIRALGLTDDAGAQEYLAALDAEHDQLLAGFPRLWSKVDSVTYRRRLFEMIIRL is encoded by the coding sequence ATGAAACAAAAACGCACTGCACCCCTCGAAGTCGAACTGAAGTTTCGTGTCGATGATCCCGCCATCTTCGCGGCGTTGTCGCGTCCGATGACGCTTGGCGATTTTCTGTTGAAGCCGGTGGGGGATGGCGAACATCAGCACAATGTCTACTACGACACCCCTGATTTTCGTCTGCGCGCTCAGCGGTACGGTCTGCGCGTGCGCACTGTCGGGCACAGCCTGATTGCAACCCTGAAAGGCGAAACGCTGACGGAAGACGGGCTTCATCAGCGTCCTGAATGGGAAATGCCGGTCGATAGCGATGATCCGCAGCGCTGGTCTCCCGGCGACGTGCGTGATCGGGCGTTTGCCCTGGCAGGCGGCGCTCCGCTGCAACCTGTGCTCACCATCGAAACCCTGCGTCGCACGGTGCGTGTCTGGCGCGGTTCGCGCTGCGTCGCCGATATGGCGCTCGATGAAGGGGTGATCTACGCTGGCGGGCGTGAACATCTCTTCCACGAACTGGAAATCGAACTGTTGCCCGAAGGCACACGTGACGACCTTGATGAACTTGGCGCACTCCTGCGCCAGCAATTCGCTCTGCATCCCGATAACCTCAGCAAACTGGCGCGTGGTCTGGCGTTGCTCGATGAGGCGACTCCAGATGTGGACGAAACAATACAGCAAGTGAAGGGGAGTGCTGCTATGACGGTAGCGACTGAACGGGCGCTTGTCCGTCCGCTGGCGCTGACGATCCTGGATCGCGCAGCGCCAGCGACCGAACCGGTGCATCGCCGGTTGCTCGGGTTAGCAGCAGCGTGCTATGACGCTGCATGGTCATCGGGCGTGGAAGGGCGCGAACGTGCTGCGCGCGATATGCTTCTCTCGGTGCGCATTGACGATCTGGATGCCGACCAGCAGGCGCTTGCCGCTGCACTGGCGGGTATGACGCGCCCCAGGGTGCGTCCGCAGCGCGATCCGGCGTTCATCCGTCTGAGCGTCGGTGATCAGAACGTGGCGCTGCGCCTGGGTGCGATCCTGCGCCTGGCAGTTGCGCTGGCAGAACACGGCGTTACCAACCTGACGGTCGCTCACGCCAATGGGTCGGTGGCGTTGACGCTTGCGACCGAAAACGACAATGTACTGGAAGAGGTTGCTGCCCGCGGCGATCTCTGGCGCGAACATATCGGACCCATCACCTTCGCCTGCCAGGAACATCACACGCTTCCCCCGTTGCCGATTGAGCCGCTTGATCCGGCATATGCCACGCTCATCCTGACCGATGGGTTGCAGGGAGGTGAACCGCTTGCGGAAGGGGCGCGCCGTATCCTGCGCCGCACCTTTGAGCGTTTACTCGCCCGGCTCGATGCCGTCGAAAAAGATGAAGACCCGGAAGATGTGCACGACGCGCGCGTGGCGACCCGCCGTTTGCGCGCATCGCTCCAGGTCGTTGAAGGCGTTTTCGACCCCGACCTGCTCCGCAAACTGCGGCGCGGGCTGCGCCAGATCGCGCGATCCCTTGGCGCTGTGCGCGACTACGATGTCTTCCTGGAGTCGGTGTGTGCGTTCCGCGATCGGTTGCCCGAAGAGCGTCGGACGATCATGACGCCGCTGATTGACGCCATCGGTGCAGCACGCGCGCCAGCGCGGGAACGCATGCTTGCCGATCTGACATCGAAACGGTTCGAGCGTTTTCTGTGCCAGTTTGCTGTCTTTCTGACCACTCCCGGCGCTGGCGTCGTCGATCAGAGTGAAACCGGCGCGCCGACACGGGTGCGCGACTTTGCCGGCAGCGCTATCTGGCGACGGTACGAACAGTGGCGCGCCTTCGATGCCGTGCTCGATGGTGCACCCGATGAGGTGCGTCACATGGCGCGCATCGCTGGCAAACGGTTGCGTTACACGCTCGAATTCTTCGCCGATGCGCTCGGTCCCAACGTCAACCAGGCGCTCGAACCGCTGATGGATCTGCAGGAAACGCTCGGCAGACTCCAGGATGCTGTGGTCGCTCGCGATCACATTCGCGCGCTTGGACTTACCGACGATGCCGGGGCGCAGGAATATCTGGCAGCGCTCGATGCAGAGCATGACCAGTTGCTTGCTGGCTTCCCGCGCCTGTGGTCCAAAGTCGATAGCGTCACCTATCGCAGGCGATTATTCGAGATGATCATTCGCCTGTAG
- the rpsO gene encoding 30S ribosomal protein S15 encodes MALEKDEKTAIIADYQMHSTDTGSPQVQVALLTERINGLIEHLKVHPHDHHSRRGLLKLVGRRRRLLAYLASRDKEAYRKLIDTLGLRR; translated from the coding sequence GTGGCGCTGGAAAAAGACGAGAAGACGGCGATCATCGCCGACTATCAGATGCACAGCACCGACACCGGCTCGCCGCAGGTGCAGGTGGCGCTGCTGACAGAACGCATCAACGGGCTGATCGAGCATCTGAAAGTGCATCCGCACGACCATCATTCGCGGCGCGGATTGCTGAAACTGGTCGGTCGTCGTCGCCGATTGCTGGCGTATCTCGCAAGCCGGGACAAAGAGGCATATCGCAAGTTGATTGATACTCTGGGATTGCGTCGCTAG
- the pnp gene encoding polyribonucleotide nucleotidyltransferase, producing the protein MSERQIHSVSMELAGRTLTLEAGRFAEQANGAVVVRYGDTMLLATAVASKEPRADADFFPLTVDYEEKMYAAGKIPGSFFKREGKPTDSAILTARLTDRPLRPLFPEGYRNEVQIIVTTFSIDMVNDPAPLAIIGASAALAISDIPFLGPVGAVQVGYIDGKVQINPEMPDMPNSDLDLVVAGTKDAVLMVEAGAKELPEDLMLEAIIQGHQVCKQICDLQNELVRLAGRPKREFVPPPVDTSLEEAIQQWLGNRLYEAITDPNKMVRDAQTEALKQEVIAHFTADEPEEELEARIAAVSTAFENLLYEEVRRMILERGERVDGRGPKDIRPISIEVGLIPRVHGSGLFTRGQTQVLTLATLGSPAEEQRLDDLGIETTKRYIHHYNFPPFSTGEVRRLGSPRRRDIGHGALAERSLLAVLPSKEEFPYTMRLVSETLSSNGSSSMASVCGSSLALMDAGVPIKAPVAGVAMGLITGKDGRWRVLTDIQGIEDHLGDMDFKVAGTAKGVTGLQLDIKTTGITYEIMREAFAQAREGRLYILDKMNAVISEPRKELSPYAPRIITLQINPEKIGALIGPGGKTVRGITEATGAQIDIEEDGRVYISTPDAAAAQQAVAMVEALTREIKVGDIFLGKVVRIMPFGAFVNLAPGKDGMVHVSELDVGRVENVEDVIKMGDEINVMVIGIEPGTGKVSLSRRALLTGETAEDRRAAGAGRGLRDGGGRSGGSDRGGDRGPRGDDRQRPRRR; encoded by the coding sequence ATGTCAGAACGTCAGATTCATTCAGTCAGTATGGAACTCGCAGGGCGCACGCTCACCCTGGAGGCGGGGCGCTTCGCTGAGCAGGCGAATGGCGCTGTTGTCGTGCGCTATGGCGATACGATGTTGCTGGCGACGGCGGTCGCCTCGAAGGAGCCGCGCGCCGACGCCGATTTCTTTCCGTTGACCGTCGATTACGAAGAGAAGATGTATGCTGCCGGCAAAATTCCCGGCAGTTTCTTCAAGCGCGAAGGGAAGCCGACCGATAGTGCGATCCTGACCGCGCGGCTCACCGATCGTCCGCTGCGCCCGCTCTTCCCGGAAGGCTACCGCAATGAGGTGCAGATCATCGTCACGACCTTTTCGATTGATATGGTGAACGATCCGGCGCCGCTGGCGATCATCGGCGCTTCGGCGGCGCTGGCAATCTCCGATATTCCGTTCCTGGGACCGGTCGGTGCGGTGCAGGTCGGGTACATCGATGGGAAGGTGCAGATCAACCCTGAGATGCCTGATATGCCGAACAGCGATCTCGATCTGGTGGTTGCCGGGACGAAGGATGCGGTGCTGATGGTCGAAGCGGGGGCGAAGGAACTCCCGGAAGACCTGATGCTCGAAGCGATCATTCAGGGGCATCAGGTATGCAAGCAGATCTGCGATTTGCAGAATGAACTGGTGCGCCTGGCCGGTCGCCCGAAGCGCGAGTTCGTTCCGCCGCCGGTCGATACGTCACTGGAAGAAGCGATCCAGCAGTGGTTGGGGAACCGGCTGTACGAGGCGATCACCGACCCGAACAAGATGGTGCGCGACGCGCAAACTGAGGCGCTGAAGCAGGAGGTGATCGCGCATTTCACCGCCGATGAGCCGGAGGAGGAACTCGAAGCGCGCATCGCTGCCGTTTCGACAGCGTTCGAGAATCTGCTGTACGAAGAGGTGCGGCGCATGATCCTCGAACGTGGCGAGCGCGTCGATGGACGTGGTCCAAAGGACATCCGCCCGATTTCGATTGAGGTCGGGCTGATCCCGCGTGTACACGGGTCGGGGCTGTTCACCCGCGGTCAGACGCAGGTGCTGACGCTGGCGACGCTCGGTTCGCCAGCTGAGGAGCAGCGCCTCGATGATCTGGGGATCGAGACGACCAAACGCTACATCCATCACTACAACTTCCCGCCGTTCAGCACCGGCGAGGTGCGACGCCTGGGGTCGCCGCGCCGCCGCGATATTGGTCACGGTGCACTGGCGGAGCGTTCGTTGCTTGCGGTGCTGCCGTCGAAGGAGGAGTTTCCCTACACGATGCGTCTGGTTTCGGAAACTCTCTCGTCGAACGGCTCCTCGTCGATGGCGTCGGTCTGCGGATCGTCGCTGGCGCTGATGGATGCAGGCGTGCCGATCAAGGCGCCGGTGGCCGGTGTGGCGATGGGTTTGATTACCGGCAAGGATGGGCGCTGGCGCGTGCTCACCGATATTCAGGGGATCGAGGATCATCTGGGCGATATGGATTTCAAGGTCGCCGGAACGGCAAAGGGTGTCACCGGTTTGCAGCTGGACATCAAAACCACCGGCATTACCTACGAGATTATGCGCGAGGCGTTCGCTCAGGCGCGCGAGGGTCGCCTGTACATCCTCGACAAGATGAATGCGGTGATCAGCGAGCCGCGCAAAGAACTGTCGCCATACGCGCCACGTATCATTACGTTGCAGATCAACCCGGAGAAGATCGGTGCGCTCATCGGGCCAGGCGGAAAGACGGTTCGAGGTATTACCGAAGCAACCGGCGCGCAGATCGATATCGAGGAGGATGGACGGGTCTATATTTCGACGCCCGATGCCGCAGCCGCGCAGCAGGCGGTTGCGATGGTCGAGGCGCTGACCCGCGAGATCAAGGTCGGTGATATTTTCCTTGGCAAAGTGGTGCGAATCATGCCGTTTGGTGCATTTGTGAACCTTGCGCCGGGGAAGGATGGCATGGTGCACGTCTCCGAACTCGATGTCGGGCGGGTTGAGAATGTCGAGGACGTTATCAAGATGGGGGATGAGATCAACGTCATGGTGATCGGCATCGAACCCGGCACCGGCAAGGTCAGTCTCTCACGGCGGGCGCTGCTGACCGGCGAAACGGCGGAGGATCGGCGCGCGGCTGGCGCGGGGCGCGGTCTGCGCGATGGTGGCGGACGGAGCGGCGGCAGCGACCGGGGCGGCGACCGGGGTCCGCGCGGCGATGACCGCCAGCGCCCGCGACGACGGTAG
- a CDS encoding anion transporter: MTWMAWLTVAIVSATIAGIAIGRWPWLRADRATIAVVGAAALLACGALSLEQAYQALDLDTLLLLFSMMTLNGQLYTAGFFGIVAQRVVRVAHSPHGLLALIIVASGTLSALFLNDTIVLMLTPLVLDTTRALRRNPIPYLIGLATGANVGSTATITGNPQNMIIGSASGLSYTTFVAALAPTALIGLAICWLVIVLVYPQEFRRGRFETPEVGRMRVYRPLLRKVAVVVPIMLALMILGAPVALAAFLAAAALLATRRLRPDRIWKTIDWPLLVFFAGLFVVTGSLQVQGVTGELFAVAAPLIGERLVVFGIVTAVLSNLISNVPAVLVLQSLIPALAQPERGWLMLAAASTLAGNLTLLGSVANLIVAELAARWGVQLTFGAYLRAGVPITILTLMVAFVLV, from the coding sequence ATGACCTGGATGGCGTGGTTGACGGTGGCGATTGTCAGTGCCACGATTGCTGGTATCGCCATCGGGCGCTGGCCCTGGCTCCGCGCTGATCGCGCAACGATTGCGGTTGTCGGTGCGGCGGCGTTGCTCGCCTGCGGGGCATTGTCGCTGGAACAGGCGTATCAGGCGCTCGACCTCGATACGCTGCTGCTGCTCTTCAGCATGATGACGCTGAACGGGCAACTCTACACTGCTGGCTTTTTTGGCATCGTGGCACAGCGGGTTGTGCGGGTGGCGCACTCGCCGCACGGTTTGCTCGCGCTCATTATTGTAGCGTCGGGAACGCTTTCGGCGCTGTTTCTGAACGATACCATCGTGCTGATGCTCACGCCACTGGTGCTCGATACCACCCGCGCTCTGCGACGCAACCCGATCCCCTACCTGATCGGTCTGGCGACAGGCGCGAATGTCGGTTCGACGGCGACGATCACCGGCAACCCGCAGAACATGATCATCGGCAGCGCATCAGGTCTGTCGTACACGACGTTTGTCGCTGCACTCGCACCAACTGCCCTGATCGGGCTGGCGATCTGCTGGCTGGTGATCGTGCTTGTGTATCCGCAGGAGTTCCGGCGCGGACGCTTTGAAACGCCAGAGGTTGGACGTATGCGGGTCTATCGTCCGTTGTTGCGGAAGGTTGCAGTGGTTGTGCCGATCATGCTGGCGCTGATGATCCTGGGGGCGCCGGTGGCGCTGGCTGCATTTCTGGCAGCGGCTGCACTGCTCGCTACACGACGCCTGCGCCCGGATCGGATCTGGAAAACAATCGACTGGCCCCTGCTGGTGTTTTTTGCGGGTCTCTTTGTGGTGACCGGCAGCCTTCAGGTGCAGGGAGTGACTGGTGAACTCTTTGCGGTAGCTGCGCCGCTCATCGGTGAGAGGCTTGTGGTATTCGGCATTGTTACGGCGGTGCTGTCCAACCTGATCAGCAACGTTCCAGCCGTGCTGGTTTTGCAGAGTCTCATTCCGGCGCTGGCGCAACCCGAACGCGGGTGGTTGATGCTGGCGGCGGCTTCGACACTGGCAGGCAACCTGACGCTGCTCGGTTCGGTTGCCAATCTGATCGTCGCCGAACTCGCGGCGCGCTGGGGGGTGCAGTTGACGTTCGGAGCGTATCTGCGCGCAGGTGTGCCGATCACCATCCTGACGCTGATGGTCGCGTTTGTGCTGGTGTAA
- a CDS encoding CPBP family intramembrane glutamic endopeptidase, producing MERMLSSNASLAAEQSSVRIRLMAGLALAGSVWLVGLVGHFTPLAEWPALFLYVIGSLSVALALGIRERLWDTMWITRRGLKRALAWGGGIGLALLVIDNINTYMYYRSGGAPMAQMEEILIGMRLVFFFPLLVLAEEFLWRGVLLSGLHDAGINRHLAVLLTTAAYALNHFAVAPVDMVERAMMAAMGLPIGIAGGYLALKTRNVWAAVALHGLTMISMIVDIFVIPRLV from the coding sequence ATGGAACGGATGCTGAGCAGCAACGCATCCCTCGCGGCAGAACAGTCATCAGTGCGCATCCGCCTGATGGCGGGTCTCGCGCTGGCCGGATCGGTCTGGCTCGTCGGGCTTGTCGGGCACTTCACCCCGCTGGCAGAATGGCCTGCACTCTTTCTCTATGTGATCGGCTCACTCAGCGTTGCTCTGGCGCTGGGGATACGCGAGAGACTGTGGGATACCATGTGGATCACAAGGCGCGGGTTGAAGCGGGCGCTGGCGTGGGGCGGCGGCATCGGTCTGGCGCTGCTGGTGATCGATAATATCAATACGTACATGTACTACCGCTCAGGTGGTGCGCCGATGGCGCAGATGGAAGAGATCCTGATCGGTATGCGCCTGGTTTTTTTCTTTCCGCTGCTTGTGCTGGCGGAAGAGTTCCTGTGGCGGGGCGTACTCCTTTCGGGTTTGCACGATGCCGGGATCAATCGCCACCTGGCGGTGCTGCTCACCACCGCAGCCTACGCCCTGAACCACTTCGCTGTCGCCCCGGTGGATATGGTCGAGCGTGCGATGATGGCGGCTATGGGACTGCCAATCGGCATCGCTGGCGGTTACCTGGCGCTGAAAACCCGCAATGTGTGGGCTGCGGTCGCGCTCCACGGTTTGACCATGATCTCGATGATCGTCGATATTTTCGTGATACCGCGCCTCGTATAA
- a CDS encoding GHMP family kinase ATP-binding protein, protein MSSNMSTSSSSAKPDRIINGIAPIRICDLGGWTDTWFAGHGTIFNIGVYPYVEVQVAVFPRHMREHQITLHAENYGERYVVLPGSAEHVRHPLLEAAINEVPLPDNVALEITIFSDVPAGASTGTSAAVTVALGALDALTPGRMTPHEIAYAAHRVETQRLGLQSGIQDQLCSAYGGINFIEMFHYPYATVSQIRIPDTIWWELERRLALIFLGRTHSSSAMHEQVIAALEREGDASPRLEALRRRAICARDALYAGDFVALGRAMIDNTDAQRALHPALVNADADAVIALAREHGVLGWKVNGAGGEGGSLTLLCGPDASANRALLRDIRRLSPLFQPIPIYLSRMGLRVWTTDGER, encoded by the coding sequence ATGTCTTCAAACATGAGTACATCTTCCTCTTCCGCAAAGCCTGATCGTATCATCAACGGGATTGCGCCCATCCGTATCTGCGACCTCGGTGGGTGGACCGACACCTGGTTTGCCGGGCATGGGACTATTTTCAACATTGGCGTCTATCCGTATGTCGAAGTACAGGTCGCAGTATTTCCACGCCACATGCGTGAGCATCAGATCACGCTGCATGCCGAGAATTACGGCGAGCGCTACGTTGTTCTGCCGGGCAGCGCCGAACACGTGCGTCACCCGCTGCTCGAAGCCGCAATCAACGAAGTTCCGTTACCCGACAATGTGGCGCTGGAGATCACGATCTTCTCTGATGTGCCTGCCGGCGCGTCGACCGGCACATCAGCCGCCGTCACGGTTGCGCTGGGTGCGCTCGATGCACTGACCCCCGGCAGGATGACCCCGCACGAAATCGCCTACGCCGCGCACCGGGTCGAGACGCAACGATTGGGATTGCAGAGCGGCATCCAGGATCAACTCTGCTCGGCATACGGCGGGATCAATTTCATCGAGATGTTTCACTATCCCTATGCGACTGTTTCGCAAATACGCATTCCTGATACTATCTGGTGGGAACTGGAACGCCGTCTGGCGCTGATCTTCCTCGGTCGCACCCATAGTTCGTCGGCGATGCATGAGCAGGTGATTGCAGCGCTGGAACGCGAGGGTGACGCTTCTCCCCGGCTCGAAGCGCTGCGCCGCCGCGCCATCTGCGCTCGCGATGCGCTCTACGCCGGCGACTTCGTTGCGCTTGGTCGGGCGATGATCGACAACACTGACGCCCAGCGCGCCCTCCATCCTGCGCTCGTCAATGCCGATGCCGATGCAGTGATCGCGCTTGCCCGCGAGCACGGCGTCCTGGGATGGAAAGTCAACGGCGCTGGCGGCGAAGGCGGCTCGCTGACCCTCCTCTGCGGACCTGACGCCAGCGCCAATCGCGCGCTGCTCCGCGACATTCGCCGCCTCAGTCCGCTCTTCCAGCCTATCCCGATCTACCTCAGCCGGATGGGTCTGCGGGTGTGGACGACGGATGGGGAGAGATGA
- a CDS encoding class I SAM-dependent methyltransferase — translation MARPLLPTRPPAESADPDDLLHLARTSFTDALTRLRESESVATLRDALPMLWQQITDPSSSLRTPVGEADVTTFSKRRLRDALDQIGSAFTLERARYYLDRLARAAQETRTGRINDIDLNRWKEYDDILTDSLWLFDRRDASGAHHAGFWGNFVPQIPYQLMRRYTRRGDLVIDPFAGSGTTLIEGRRLGRHTIGVELNPAVVEQTRATLMHEPDRHGVVCALEVGDSTTLDWTALLEQYGRRSAQLVILHPPYHDIIRFSDDPRDLANAPSVETFLAMLGDVVARVAPVLDRGRYLALVLGDKYADGEWIPLGFLGMQETLRHGFTLKSIVVKNFEQTAGKRSQKELWRYRALVGGFYVFKHEYIFLFRKA, via the coding sequence ATGGCGCGCCCGCTTCTTCCGACACGCCCACCCGCTGAGAGCGCCGATCCAGACGATCTGCTCCACCTGGCGCGCACGTCCTTCACCGATGCGCTGACGCGACTGCGCGAGTCCGAGTCGGTGGCGACATTGCGCGACGCGCTCCCCATGCTCTGGCAGCAGATCACCGATCCGTCGAGCAGCCTGCGCACACCGGTCGGCGAAGCGGATGTCACGACCTTCAGCAAACGACGATTGCGCGACGCTCTGGATCAGATCGGATCGGCATTCACCCTCGAACGCGCCCGTTACTATCTCGATCGATTGGCGCGCGCCGCCCAGGAGACGCGCACCGGGCGGATCAACGACATCGACCTCAACCGCTGGAAAGAGTACGACGATATTCTGACCGACAGTTTATGGCTGTTCGACCGACGCGACGCAAGCGGCGCGCACCACGCTGGCTTCTGGGGCAACTTTGTGCCGCAGATTCCCTATCAGTTGATGCGACGCTACACCCGTCGCGGTGACCTGGTGATCGACCCGTTTGCCGGTTCCGGCACCACGCTGATCGAAGGGCGTCGCCTTGGACGCCACACCATCGGCGTTGAACTCAACCCGGCAGTGGTTGAGCAGACGCGCGCCACGCTGATGCACGAACCCGACCGGCACGGCGTTGTGTGCGCCCTCGAAGTCGGCGACAGCACAACCCTCGACTGGACGGCGCTCCTGGAGCAGTACGGGCGTCGTTCTGCGCAACTTGTCATCCTGCATCCGCCCTACCACGATATTATCCGCTTCAGTGATGATCCGCGCGACCTGGCGAATGCGCCATCGGTCGAGACGTTTCTGGCGATGCTCGGCGACGTTGTTGCGCGGGTTGCGCCTGTTCTCGATAGGGGGCGCTATCTGGCGCTGGTGCTCGGCGACAAATACGCCGATGGCGAGTGGATCCCGCTCGGTTTCCTCGGAATGCAGGAAACGCTGCGCCATGGGTTCACCCTCAAAAGCATTGTCGTCAAAAACTTCGAGCAGACCGCTGGCAAGCGCAGTCAGAAAGAACTCTGGCGCTATCGCGCGCTGGTCGGAGGCTTCTATGTCTTCAAACATGAGTACATCTTCCTCTTCCGCAAAGCCTGA